GCGAAGGCGGCCAGCGTGTTGTAGGCGCGCGCGGGGTCCGGGGAGGACTCCACCAGGCCGGCCACCAGGGCGATGCCGTGGCGCGCGGCGATCCGGGAAAGCTCGGTGCCCGCCTCCCCGTCCAGCGGCTGGGCCACTGCCGGGAAGGTGGCGTCGATCTTCTTCTTTTCGTAGGTGGCGTATTCGGGGAAGGCGACCAGGGAGGCGCCGGCTGCCGCAGCACGCCCGGCGAAGGCGTCGATGGCGCGCAGGTTCACAGGCGTGTCCGTACCGGATGCCAGCTGGCCGAGGGCGATGCGCACGCGGGGACCCTTTCCGTGGGGCGTTTCGATGCGCCTAGACTACAGCTTCTTCCAGCGTGGCCATTTCCGGCGGGGCCTTCCGCAGCCCCTTGGTGATGAACAGCAGCACCACAATGCCGACGCCCAGCCATGACAGGCCCAGCGTGACCGCATGGACGTCCAGCTGGGAGAGCAGGTAGCCGCAGATGACAGCGCCGACGGCGGGCACCAGGACGTAGCTGACCGGGTTCAGGTGCCGCCCGGCCCGGCGCTCGCGGACAAAGTGGAAGATGACCGAGACGTTGACCATGGTGAAGGCCGTGAAGGCGCCAAAGTTGATGAACGACGTCGAGGTGGCCACGTCCAGGAAGATCGCGATCAGGCCGATGATCCCCGCGATCACAATGTTGGCCACGGGCGTGTGGTATTTCGCGTTGAGCCGGCCGAACACGGGTTTGGGGAGCACTGAGTCGCGGCCCATGGCGTACATCAGGCGGGACGCGCTGGCCTGCGCCGCCAGGCCGGAGGCGAACTGTGCCGCGACCAGGCCGGCCAGGAACACGGCGCCGAAGAACGTGCCGCCAATCTGCAGGGCAATCTCGCTGGCGGCCGAGGCCGCGTCGGCGAACGCGCCGCCGGGGTGGACCAGCTGTGTGAAGTAGGCAACCACCACGAAGATGCCGCCGCCGATCAGGGCGATGAGCATGATGGCCCGTGGCATGTTCTTCTTTGGCTCGATGGTTTCCTCGGTCAGGGTGGTGACGGCGTCGAAGCCGAGGAAGGAGTAGGCGGCGATGGCTGCGCCGGCGCTGATGGTGCCCAGGCTCGTGCCCGCGTTGAAGAACGGCGCCGAACTGGCCAGTCCGCCCGCGCCGGAGGTGTGGATCACGTGGCCGATGGACAGCGCCACGAAGAATATGATCACCAGGATCTGGAAGGCCATGAGCACGTAGTTGGCCTTGTCCGCGACCTTGATGCCCAGAATGTTCAGGAACGTGGTGATGACGATGAACAGCAGGATCCACACCGCAATGGGGATGCCGGGGAACTGGGCGCTGAGGAAGGATCCGCCAATGAGCCAGATGACCATGGGCAGGAACAGGTAGTCCAGCAGGATGGCCCAGCCCACCAGGAAGCCGACGCGCGGGTCGATCGACTTGCGCACATACGTGTACGCAGAGCCTGCCACCGGGTAGGCGACGGACATGCGCCCGTAACTGTGGGCCGTGAACAGCATGGCCACCATGGCCACGAGGTAGGCGGACGGGGAGGCCCCGCCGGTGGTCTCGGCGATGATGCCGAAGATGCCCAGCACAATGATGGGGGTCAGATACGCCAGCCCGAAGAGGACCAGTGACCGCAGGTTGAGCGTGCGGATCAGGGTGGGTTGCGAAGTCAAGAGATGCTCCTCGATGAGCGGAGGACGGGGGTCCAGGTTGCCGGGTCGATCCGGCCCTGGTAGACGGGGAGCTCGATGGCGGGCTCGCCGGGGCGGAACTGGGACCACATGCGGTTCAGGCCCGCCGTTCCGTGGCGGCGGACATGTTCGACGGCGGACAGGTCCAGTTGGGCGGTGAGCACGGCAGGCTCCGCCGTGGGCGCCTCGGTGATGACGCGGCCCTCCGGGTCCACGATGATGCTGCGGCCCTGTCCGGTGGGACCGGCGCAGTTCACGCTCACCATGAAGACCTGGTTGGTGATGGCGTTGGCCCGGGCCAGCACCAGTTCCTGCTCGCGGTCCGGGGTGGTGGTCTTCACCACGTTGATGATGACCTCCGCGCCCATCCAGGCCAGCTGCCGGGTGACCTCCGGAAACCAGGCGTCGTAGCAGATGTTCAGCCCGGCCCGGCCAAAGCCGTCCAGGTCCACGGTCACGAATTCGTGTCCGGGATCGTAGGGCTCGAAGGGCCGCCACGGGAAGATCTTGCGGTAGAAGCCGGCGATCCCGCCGTCGGGGGAAAGGACCAGCTGTGTGTTGAACAGCTGGCCGCCCTCCCCGCGCTCGCAGATGCTGCCGGGGACCAGCCAAATGCCCAGGTCCGCGGCAATCTGCTGCAGCCCCCTGACGCGGGGCCCGGCAAGGGGTTCCGCGGAGGCCTGCAGCGCTTCGGCGCGCTGCTGGTCGGGTGCGCCGTCGCCAAAGAGGTGAAGTTCGGGAAACACCACCAGCCTGGCGTCCGGCTGGTGCGTCAGCGCGGCCTGGACCTCGCTGGCAAAGCGGGTGAGAGGCTCGCCGATGAGCCGTGGCGGGGCCTGTGCTGCGATGAGGGGCAAGATGCGGGACATGTGGCGCTCCATGTTGGGGGTTGTGACCTGATTCATAATAGATCATATTGATCTCTTATGGGAAGGGTCTGGGAAAATTCCCCTACAGTGATCCTTATGAGCTTGGATTCAGGAGAGGGCGGGGAGGCCTCGCCGATTGACGGCGCCGCGCTGGCCGGCCTTGACCGGCGCAGCGCCATGGACGCCGTGCGCCTGCGCATCGGCACCGCCATATACCTGGGCCTGCTCAAGCCGGGGGAGCGACTGCCGGACAAGGACGAGGTGGCGCTGGGCCTGTCGGTCAGCCCCATTACTGCCCGCCGGGCCCTGACCAGCCTGGCCGAAGAGGGTGTGGTGGTGCGCCGGCGCGGCCGTAACGGCGGCACGTTCGTGGCGGACGAGCCGCCCCGCGCCGTGCTGGCTGCGCTGGCGGCCCCGCCGGACGAATTTGGCCGGGTGCACCGCCTGGTTGACCGCCGGCTGCTCGGCGAATGCGCCGTCACGCACTTCGCGGCGCTGAACATTTCCGCAGACCAGCTGGCGCGGCTGGACGGGCTGACGGAGCGGATGGCCGCTGCCCAGAGCTGGTCCGGGTACCACCAGCTGGACGAGGAATTCCATCGCCTGGTGGCCGGCGCATCCGGACTGGGCGGGGCCGTGGATGCCTACTTTGACGTCCTGATGGAGCTGTATGAATACTTCATTCCGTACCCGATCGAGAGCCTGCACGGCTCCAACCAGGACCACATCCAGCTGGTGGCCGCCCTGCGGGACGGGCAGGTTGAACATGCCGTGGAGATCTCCCGGCGCCATGTGGACACGCTCCACCGCACGATGTTCATGGGCCTGGCCGGCGGGGCGGCGGAGTAGCCCCTCCTGAACGGCGGACGTTGTTGGGGCCGCTGGGGGCGGAAGTTGGCGGCCCCCGGCAGGGTGGATGATGGAGGCATGACTGAACTTCCCCTTGCCGCACGACGCCTGGAATTGGACCACGCCACGGAGGACCTCCGGGAACTCTGCGAGGAGGTGGCCGTGCCCATGCAGGCCCAGCAGTACATCGTCTATTTTTGCGGCGCCGGCGGGCAGTCAGCGAGGGACAAGGCGCCCCGGCGCCAGGCCTTCTATGCCGCGATTGACCGTTTCCAGAGGGCCGTTGAAGCTGCCGGCGACCTTGAGGCTGCCGGGTACGCGCCGCGCGAGGCGGCCAGCATTGGCAAGGAATGCGCCCGCTTCGCGCGGCTGCGCCAGGAGATCAGCGCCGCCGCCGGAGACTAGCGGAACATCAAGCGCCGGCCCGGGGCAGCCGCTCCAGCACGTAGTCCCAGCGCAGCAGTTCCTGTTCCAGGCGCAGCAGCGGCCGGTGGGTGCCGGACTGCAGGTCCGCGTACATGGCGGCTTCGGCGGGTGTCAGATGCGTCAGCGCGGCGCGGGAAGGGCTGTCCTCCCGGCCCCAGAAGTCGCGGTGGGCCAGCAGCGTTTCCTCATCCATCAGGATGCTGCGCACGTGCGGGTGGTGGGCGCGCAGCTGGTCCAGGATGTGGAAGCCGTGCGTGTCGATGTCGCCCCAGTAGAGCACCTCGACGTCCCGCAGCCAGACGCCTTCGCGGATGCCCGCGAAACCGTAGCCGCCGCCAAAGACGGCCAGCGTCCGCGGCGCCTCCGGCAGGGCCAGGAAGTTGACCAGGTTCTCCGTGGTGATGACCCGCTCCACGTCCAGGGCCACGGCGGCGAAAGCGGCAGCCGTCATCTCCACATCCAGCATGCCGGGAACCGGTGCCTGGGCGGGATCCAGGAAACGGACCCTGACCCGGTCCGGCGCCGCCTGGAAGCCGTGCCGGCGGGCGTAGTTCTTGCCAGCCAGCACCCGCTCCGGCGAGAGAACCGCCAGCATGTCGTCGATGAGCCGGCGGTGCGATTCGACGAACTTCGTGTGGACCCCCGGCAGCGACAGCTGCCTCAGGTAGATCCCGGGGGACGGGTTCGCGGCCAGCCACATGGCAACGCGGGCCGCCGTCAGCGCGTCCCCACCGTGCTTGAGCAGCTCCAGCGGCCGGCGCAGCGCCCACGTCCGCAGGCCGGGATCGAGCTCGGTCACGCGCTGGGACAGCTCGGCATGTCTCGCCGCCTCGCGGCCCAGGCCCAAAAACGCGATTTCGTCCCCGGCGCTGTCAAACACGGCGGCGCCCGGCAGCCGGTTCGCGCCGATGGTGTTCGCGCCGACGGTCACGTGTTCCAGCGAGCAGCCGCGCGGCGGCGGATTCCAGGACGCCGCCCACGCGGTGGCCCGGGCGTAGTCTGTGCGCAGTTGGCTGGCGCTGGGGTGCCTGATGGCACGACGCCGCGGATGCAGCCCGGTGGGTGCGTCCAGCTCGCGCAAAAGCTCTCCGCTGGTCCAGGAACGCAGCGACGCCGCCCGCACGTCCGCCGGGGAGGTCCAGCCGGGCAGGTTAGCTGCCACGCCTGTCCCGTTCGGTCCGGTACTCGTGGATGGTCATGTTGCGCAGCTGGGAGTCGTCGCCCGCCTCGTTGGCCACGAAGCCCACATTGGCCACAAAAGGTTCAATGACGTGGATTTTTTGCAGCGGCGTGACAATCAGCAGCTGGAGCTTGAGCCGCTTGAACAGTTCCAGCCCATACTTTGCCGACTCGTCGGAACCGCGGCCAAATGCCTCGTCGATGACCACGAAGCGGAAGGACCGCTGGTTGCCCGGGCCGGCAGCAATCCCGAACTGGAACGCCAGGGCCGCCGCGAGGATGGTGTAGGCAAGCTTCTCCTTCTGGCCGCCGGACTTGCCGCCGGAATCGGTGAAGTGCTCGTGCTCCTCCCCGGTCTCCGTCCATTTTTCCGAGGCCGAGAACGTAAACCAGTTGCGCACGTCGGTGACCTTGGCGGTCCAGCGTTCGTCAAGGTTGGTCAGGCCCGGCCGGCCCCGGAATCGCTCCACCAAGGCTTCCACCTGCAGGAACTTCTGCTCCGAGTACTGTTCCTGGGCGCCAATTGTCCCCTCCGAACAGGCGCGCAGGTCGCTGCCGAACTCGCGCACCTCGGCGTCGGAAGTGGACTGGGGTTCGAGCTGGATGTGCCTTCCGGGGTTGTATTCAATCCGGGCCAGGGACTCGTTGATTTCGCCGATGCGCGAGACGATGTCCGTCCGCCGGGAATCGAGGAAGGCGTTGAAGGCAACGATCTCATGGATGGTGTTTTGCGTCAGTGAGTCCTTGAAGCGCTCGGCAAAGCGGGGGAGGTCGTTATCCACCAGCTGTTGGAGGATTTTGTTGAATTCGCCGGCGGCCTCCAGCGAAGCGTCCAGCTCGGTGGTCTCCGCCGGGTACTTGTTGCGGAAGTCGGTCATGAACCTGATGGTGATTCCCTCGGCGGTGCTGATGCGCTTGCTCAGGGCATCAATGGTGCCCGTGAGGGTGCCCCGGACCCTGCTTTCAATCTTGGCGGTGTTCTTGTACGTGAGCGACTCGGACTCAAGGGCCGCCCGGGCCAGCGCGCCCAGCTCGGCCAGCAGTCCGGCGTCGGACGTCAGGGGAGTCTCCGCCAGGGAATCCCGGCAGTCCGTGATCTGCTCGGTGAGGTCCTGGATGCCCTTCTTGTTGGCGCCAATGCGCTCCGCCAGGGCACTGAGCTTGGCGTTGGCCTTCTCCAGGCGCTGGCCCGTGGCGGATTCGCGTTCGGTGAGCTCGCGCAAGATGTCGCTGGAGGACTCCAGGACGGACTTTTCCTGGCGCAGGTCCTCCATGGTCCGGGCTGTGGCATGCCAGTCCAGGCTGGCGAAACTGACGACGCCCTCCACCGTGCCGATGAGCCGCTGCTGGCGCCCTAGATTGCCCAGCTGGCTGTCGATGCGGCCCAGCGCGTCGGAGGCGGCGCGCATCCGGCCCTCGGCCTCTTCCAGCGCGGACCGGAGCCGGGCGATTTTGTCGTGATTGTCCCAGCCCAGGACGTAGCTGGAGCGGTCCGTCAGTTCCTTCCGGTCGTCCTTTTCATGGCGTCCGCCGCCGCCCTTGAGCTGGCCGTTAATGGTCAGGGCCTTGGGGTAGCGGCGGAAATCGGCCATGGAATCGCAGCACTGGTGGTCAAAGCGGCGGCCGAGCTCGTCGAGCAGGAACTCCCGGAAGGGCGTGCCGGGCTTGATGCCGATCTTGCCGGCCAGCGTGTCGGTGGCGGCCGGGCGCGGGGCGGGGCTGCTTCCCACCTTCAGGTAGACGAGCCGGGCTCGCAGGTTGTTGCCGTCCACCCAGTCGCTGACGGCGGGATAGTGCTCGCCGGTCACCAGCAGGGACAGGGCAAAACCGTGAAGGGTCCGCTCCGCCGCGCCTTCCCAGGCGGCCTCGGATTCGCGCACGCGCAGGAGCTCGCCGGCAAACGGCAGCTCGGATTCGGCAATGCCGGTGCCGTCGCACAGCTTCTTGCGCAGCGCGATCAGCCAGCCCGGCAGCAGGTTTTGCCGGTTCAGCAGGCTCTTCAGCTCGGCCTTGTGGTCTCCGGCCTGTTCGGAGGCCTCGGAACGCTGCCGGTCCAGGGCCGTTCGCTGCCGCTGCAACTCCGTGTTGGCTTCGGCCAGGTGCCTTTCGACGCCGGGCAGGGCCGCGGCGTTGGCGTCGAAAACCACCTGGTCCTCCGGTTCAAACAGGCCGAGGACGGTGGCCGCCTCCGCATACGAGGCGTAGCGTTCCTGCTGGGCGCCCGACTCGATGGCCAGCCGGGCCAGCTCGCCCTCAATGGCGGCGATCCGGCCGCCGCCGCTGTTGCGGATGTCGTCGCGCAGGTCGGCCAGCTCCCGGTTGAGCCGGCCGGCGTCGGCCGTCAGCGTGGTTTGCTCCGCGGCAACCCTGGCGGCCGCGCGTTCCAGCTCCTGCAGGTGTGCCTCGCTCAGCTCCAGCTTTTGGGTGGTGAACCAAGGTGAGAGCTGCTCGCGCTGTTCGTGGGCGCGGTCGTAGTCCGTGGTCAGCGCGTGGTGTCGGGCGGCGTTGTCCCGGACTGGCTCCAGCATGCGGATCTGGTCCTTGGCCCGCAGCACGGCGTCGTGGGCCTTCTTCAGGTCGTCAAAGTGGTGAAGCAGGTTCTTGATGCGCGTGTCAACATCGTCCTCTTCAAGCATGTTGGTGCGCACAAAGTGGGTGATGTTTTCCACCTGCTTCATGGACACCGTGCGGTGGAACAGGTCCATGGCCTGCGCGGAGCCGATCCCGAAGTGGCGCTTGAACGCGGCCGCGTACTTTTCAAACACGTCAAAGACCGAGACGCCGTCGTTGCGCAGGCGCCGCTTGAGCTTGGCCATGTCGGTGCCAAAGTCGGAGAAGTCCGTCTTGATGCTTTGCGCGCCCTCGGCAATGGTGTAGAAGCGCGTGGGCTGGCCGGCCTCCTGGGTGGCCCACAGCGTGATGGCCAGGGAAATGGTCTTGTCCAGGGCGGCATTGTGGAAGACGCCCAGCACCACCGTGAAGGTGCCCGGACCGCGCAGCGCCACGGGCCGGGAGGTGTCGCCGATGCCGCTGCGGGCGCTTTTGTGGAAGCCGCGCACGTAGGACATGAGGCTGCGTTCCTTCTTTTGCGCCCCGGCAGCCTTGTTGTATTCGATCCGGTTCGCCGGCAGCAGCAGCGTGGTGATGGCGTCCACAATGGTGGACTTGCCGGAGCCGATGTCGCCGGTGAGCAGGCTGTTCTCGCCGTCGAGCCGGAAGGTGCGCACGTTCTTGTTGAAGGTGCCCCAGTTGAGCAGCTCCAGGCGCTGCAGGCGGAAGCCGGGGCGGGTTCCGGCGTCGTCCGCGGTGAGGTCGTCGAGGCTGAAAAGCCCGGCCTGGGTGCTCATGCGGTGGCCCTTTCCTTTGTGGCGCTGCCTGCGGTGCCCGCTGCGGGCAAGTCCGAGGCGAGGGTCGAACGGTAGTCGGCCAGCCGCGCGTCGAACTCTTCCAGCCACTGGGCGTCCACATAGGCCTTGAGAATGCGGGCCACCTCGAAAGTCTGCTCCTGGCCGCGGAGCTTGCGCAGGAAGCCCAGCTCGGTGACCTTCTTGATGTTGGTGGCCAGCTGGTCCTGGATGCGGGCCTCGTTGCTGGATTCGGGCAGGAAGACGGAGACCATGTCGCCGATCTGCTCGGCCGTCATGATGAGCCGGGTCTCGCTGTTTTGCTGGTCGAACTCGGCCAGCCGGGCGCGCAGCAGGGCCAGCAGGAGGCTGACGTTGAAGGTCAGCTGGCGGCGGGGGATGAGGCGGGGCAGCTCGGGGTCGGCGTCGGGGCTGGAACGCAGGAAGGCGTACCCTTCGGTGTCGTCAAGCACCAGTTCCAGGCCCAGCACGGCCACGTAGTCCCGGACCTGGGCGGACAGTTCCATGAGCCGCTGCCACAGCTTCTCGTCCGACTCGCGGTAGACAACGCCCTTGAACAGCCGGGTAATGGCCAGGGGCAGCCCGTCGGGCGCCCTGGCGGCATCCGGGGCACCTGCGGGTTCAGCGGGGATGGCGGTCATGATGGCCTCACAAAGATGATTTGGTCGACGGTGGCCTCGCGCAGGCTGCCGTCGGGCAGGGTCCAGGACAGGGTTTGGGAGCGGTCCGAGTCGATGGTGGCCCACGTGGATTCGGTGGCGAGCTGGAAGTAGGTGACGAGCTCCGCCAGGCCCTGGCTGAGCGGGAAGGCGTCGGTGACGTCCGCCAGCGTGGCCTGCCCGGCTTCCGCCAGGACGGAATCGATGTTGGCTTCCAGCCGGTGCGCGTCCACATGAAACTGGGTGAACAGGGCGTCGGCGTCCACGTCCAGATCCTCGGCGACGTCCACGCCGTCGTGAATGGCGACCTGCCTGCTCGGTTCATAGAGGGGACGCTCAAACGGAAGGGCCACGGGGATGTCATGGCCAGGCAGTTCGGCAAACGGGCCCGACGGCGGACTGGTCCTGACCGCGACGGCGCTCGCCTCGATGTTGCGGATCAGCGCCATGATGCGCTTGTTTTCCAGAAAGACCTTGTCGTCGAGCAGTCGGCGGATTTGGGCGGAGAGCTGGCGGACGGTGGCCTGGGTTTGTTCGACGGCGGGCAGCCAGTCGTTCTGCATCGACGTGATGGAGAGCAGGCCGTCCTGCGCGGCGAGGGCCTCGATTTTGGTGGCCCGGTCCAGGAGTTCGTGAAGTTCGGAGCGCAGCTGCGGAGACATCAGGTAGTCCCAGAACCCCTGGAAGGTGCGTCCCTGGAGGGAGCCGCTGATGTCCTGCTGCGAGGAGAAGATGGTCTCGAGGAGGTCCCCCTGGCTGCCGTCCCACATGGAGATCTGCTCGCGGAGGTTCCGGTCGAGCTTGCGGAAGTTCGCCTCCACCTCCCGGAAGTCGGCCAGCAGGTCCTTGGCCTGCGTGGTCAGCTGGTGGAAGTGGTCCACCGCTTCCGGGCCGCTCATGACAGGGATTTCGCCGGAGCGGATCCGTTCCATCTGCGCGTCGATGTCGTCGCGCTGGCGCTGCAGTTCCGCGAGCCTGGCCTCGGGGTCCGTTTCCGAGCCGTGGACCAGGGTTTTCAGCAGGTTGAAGATGCTGGAGAGGCGTGATTGCGTCGGCACAAAATCGCGTCCGCGCAGGGCCTCCACCCAACGGATGACGTCCTCGGTGGAGGCGGTGAGGTCATAGACGGGTTCATCCCGGCTGTCCGTGTAGAACTTCCGCAGCCACGCCTTTTCCGGTTCGGCCCAGTCGTCCAGGTAGTCGGCGGCGGAGCGGGGGAACCTGTCCTCGCCGAGGGAGTCGCGCAGGCTGAACAGCACGTCATCCAAAACATCAATGAGGTCCTGGCGGCCCAGGTTGCGCTGGTTGGGGTCCGTGAAGGCGGTCATGAAAAACGTCAGCGCCAGGGGTGCATTTTGGGCGCGGAGCAGCGACCAGCCCGCGTGTGTTTCACGCAGGGAGTTGATCGAAAAGTAGTCCACGGCATCGCTCCAAAGGCTCTAACTGCTTCAATCAACAATCGTAGGGGCAGGCGCTGACAAAGCGTTCATTGCTCACGACGGCGGACGCGCCGGTTTGGGCGGTAACGCCGCCTCTGGCCGGCCGCCGGGCGGCGCGGCACCGGCCACTGGGCGGCCGCCTCACCTCGGACCGGCGCCAGGGGAGATGGCCGCCGTCGCCGCCCCGGCGGACTGCCACGCGGCAAGGAGCCGTGCATCGCCGGAGACGAGAACCGCATGCGGGTCCGCGGCAATGAGCAGGCCGGCTGCGCAGTGGACGGCGTCATAGCCGCGGAGCCGGAAGCGGCCCGCGGCTTCGGCGCCGTGGAGCATCAGGGCCTCGTCAAGTTCAACGACGTTGAACCCGGACCAGTAGTCGTCCAGGGTGGACAGGCTGGTTTGGAGCTGGGAGGAATCAAGCCGCCCGATGCGGTGGGCCTGGTGCAGGGCCGCGGAGGCTTCAACGTACAGCAGTGGCGTGGAAACTACTGCAACGGAACCGTCCCACAGCTCCCTGTACGCGACGGAATCCGCCTCGGCGATGAGCAAGGGAACAAATGCCGAGGTGTCCCAGTACGTGATCACCCGCGCTGCTCGGCCACGAGATCGCTGACGGGCGCCCCCACATCCAAGGGATCACCGGAGGGGTGCTTGGGTTTGGCCGCACTCGTGACCTTGCCATCGGCGACCAGGCGTTGAAGCGTCTCGTCACCCCTCAGGGGGACCACTTGGGCCACAGGAGTGCCCCGGTCGGTGATGATGATGGTCTCACCTGAGCGCACGCGGGCGAGGTGCAGGCTCAGGTGCGCCTTGAAGTCGCGGATGCCAACGCCCATGCCTGCCGACTCCTCAATGTAGTCACATTTTGGGTCTAATTGTAGTCTCATAAACCCGTCGCGGGCTGTCCGACGGCGGTCAAATTCCCTTGCCGGGGTTCAGGATGCCCAGCGGGTCGAAGACGGCCTTGATCTTGTGCTGCAAGTCAAGGGAGAGGCCTCCGACTTCCTCTTCGAGCCATTCCTGCTTCAGCAGGCCGATGCCGTGTTCCCCGGTCAAGGTCCCGCCAAGTCGCCTGGCCAGGCGGAACATTTCGCCCAGTGCAGCCTTGGCGGGACCCTCGGTGATGGATTCGTCCTGGCCGACCACGACCATGGGGTGCAGGTTGCCGTCCGCGGCGTGGGCGATCACGAAGATCTTCACCCCGGTCCGCTTTGAGATCTCGGCCAGACCCTCAACCGCCTCGGCCAGTCGATTGCGTGGGACCCCGATGTCCCCGATGGAGACACGTCCCAGCCGTTGCAAGGCGGGGATGGCATTGCGGCGCGCCGCGACCAGCTCGGCGGCCCGCGCGTCGTCGTCGGTCTGCTCCACGGAGGTGGCAAACGGGGTGATCGCCTCGACCAGCACCCGCTGCTCCAGCAGGGCGCCGTAACCATCCGTCTGGGCCAGCAAAAACGCGTTGCCCCGGCTGCTGTGGTCGGTGCCCATCATCGCGTCGACGGCGGCCAGGGTGGCGCCGTCGATGAACTCCAGGATGGCCGGCTGGATCCGGGCCTCAACGATGGCCGAGGCGGCCTGGGCGGCCGCGGGAGCGTCCGCGAAGTAGGCAGCCACGGTGGCGGTATGTAATGGTTTGGGACGCAGGCGCAGCGTCGCCTCGACCACCACGCCGAGGGTTCCCTCCGAGCCGATGAGCAGCGCGTTCAGGTCGTAGCCGCTGACGCCCTTGATGGTGTTCCGGCCGGTTTTCAGGATCCGTCCGTCGGCCAGCACCACCTGCAGCGAGAGCACGGACTCGCGCGTCACCCCGTACTTGGCGCACCACATCCCTCCGGCGTTGGTGGCCACATTGCCGCCGATCGAACAGATCGCCGTGCTGGCCGGGTCCGGGGCATAGAACAGTCCGTGCTGTGAGGCGGCGGCATTGACGTCGGCGTTCAGCACGCCCGGCTGCACCACCGCTTGCTGCTCCACCGGGTCAATCGAGAGGATCCGGTTCATCCGGCTGACATCCAGCACCACGGTCCCCGCCGTGGCCGAGGACCCGCCGGCCAGGCCGGTGCCCGCACCTCGCGGCACGATGGAAACCCGGTGGCGGGTGGCCAGCCGCAGGGCCTGGACCACGTCGTCCACGGACTCGGCGTAAACAACGCCGTCAGGAATGCTG
This genomic stretch from Arthrobacter dokdonellae harbors:
- a CDS encoding APC family permease, translating into MTSQPTLIRTLNLRSLVLFGLAYLTPIIVLGIFGIIAETTGGASPSAYLVAMVAMLFTAHSYGRMSVAYPVAGSAYTYVRKSIDPRVGFLVGWAILLDYLFLPMVIWLIGGSFLSAQFPGIPIAVWILLFIVITTFLNILGIKVADKANYVLMAFQILVIIFFVALSIGHVIHTSGAGGLASSAPFFNAGTSLGTISAGAAIAAYSFLGFDAVTTLTEETIEPKKNMPRAIMLIALIGGGIFVVVAYFTQLVHPGGAFADAASAASEIALQIGGTFFGAVFLAGLVAAQFASGLAAQASASRLMYAMGRDSVLPKPVFGRLNAKYHTPVANIVIAGIIGLIAIFLDVATSTSFINFGAFTAFTMVNVSVIFHFVRERRAGRHLNPVSYVLVPAVGAVICGYLLSQLDVHAVTLGLSWLGVGIVVLLFITKGLRKAPPEMATLEEAVV
- a CDS encoding ATP-binding protein, producing MSTQAGLFSLDDLTADDAGTRPGFRLQRLELLNWGTFNKNVRTFRLDGENSLLTGDIGSGKSTIVDAITTLLLPANRIEYNKAAGAQKKERSLMSYVRGFHKSARSGIGDTSRPVALRGPGTFTVVLGVFHNAALDKTISLAITLWATQEAGQPTRFYTIAEGAQSIKTDFSDFGTDMAKLKRRLRNDGVSVFDVFEKYAAAFKRHFGIGSAQAMDLFHRTVSMKQVENITHFVRTNMLEEDDVDTRIKNLLHHFDDLKKAHDAVLRAKDQIRMLEPVRDNAARHHALTTDYDRAHEQREQLSPWFTTQKLELSEAHLQELERAAARVAAEQTTLTADAGRLNRELADLRDDIRNSGGGRIAAIEGELARLAIESGAQQERYASYAEAATVLGLFEPEDQVVFDANAAALPGVERHLAEANTELQRQRTALDRQRSEASEQAGDHKAELKSLLNRQNLLPGWLIALRKKLCDGTGIAESELPFAGELLRVRESEAAWEGAAERTLHGFALSLLVTGEHYPAVSDWVDGNNLRARLVYLKVGSSPAPRPAATDTLAGKIGIKPGTPFREFLLDELGRRFDHQCCDSMADFRRYPKALTINGQLKGGGGRHEKDDRKELTDRSSYVLGWDNHDKIARLRSALEEAEGRMRAASDALGRIDSQLGNLGRQQRLIGTVEGVVSFASLDWHATARTMEDLRQEKSVLESSSDILRELTERESATGQRLEKANAKLSALAERIGANKKGIQDLTEQITDCRDSLAETPLTSDAGLLAELGALARAALESESLTYKNTAKIESRVRGTLTGTIDALSKRISTAEGITIRFMTDFRNKYPAETTELDASLEAAGEFNKILQQLVDNDLPRFAERFKDSLTQNTIHEIVAFNAFLDSRRTDIVSRIGEINESLARIEYNPGRHIQLEPQSTSDAEVREFGSDLRACSEGTIGAQEQYSEQKFLQVEALVERFRGRPGLTNLDERWTAKVTDVRNWFTFSASEKWTETGEEHEHFTDSGGKSGGQKEKLAYTILAAALAFQFGIAAGPGNQRSFRFVVIDEAFGRGSDESAKYGLELFKRLKLQLLIVTPLQKIHVIEPFVANVGFVANEAGDDSQLRNMTIHEYRTERDRRGS
- a CDS encoding DUF4194 domain-containing protein: MTAIPAEPAGAPDAARAPDGLPLAITRLFKGVVYRESDEKLWQRLMELSAQVRDYVAVLGLELVLDDTEGYAFLRSSPDADPELPRLIPRRQLTFNVSLLLALLRARLAEFDQQNSETRLIMTAEQIGDMVSVFLPESSNEARIQDQLATNIKKVTELGFLRKLRGQEQTFEVARILKAYVDAQWLEEFDARLADYRSTLASDLPAAGTAGSATKERATA
- a CDS encoding FadR/GntR family transcriptional regulator; amino-acid sequence: MSLDSGEGGEASPIDGAALAGLDRRSAMDAVRLRIGTAIYLGLLKPGERLPDKDEVALGLSVSPITARRALTSLAEEGVVVRRRGRNGGTFVADEPPRAVLAALAAPPDEFGRVHRLVDRRLLGECAVTHFAALNISADQLARLDGLTERMAAAQSWSGYHQLDEEFHRLVAGASGLGGAVDAYFDVLMELYEYFIPYPIESLHGSNQDHIQLVAALRDGQVEHAVEISRRHVDTLHRTMFMGLAGGAAE
- a CDS encoding Wadjet anti-phage system protein JetD domain-containing protein; translated protein: MAANLPGWTSPADVRAASLRSWTSGELLRELDAPTGLHPRRRAIRHPSASQLRTDYARATAWAASWNPPPRGCSLEHVTVGANTIGANRLPGAAVFDSAGDEIAFLGLGREAARHAELSQRVTELDPGLRTWALRRPLELLKHGGDALTAARVAMWLAANPSPGIYLRQLSLPGVHTKFVESHRRLIDDMLAVLSPERVLAGKNYARRHGFQAAPDRVRVRFLDPAQAPVPGMLDVEMTAAAFAAVALDVERVITTENLVNFLALPEAPRTLAVFGGGYGFAGIREGVWLRDVEVLYWGDIDTHGFHILDQLRAHHPHVRSILMDEETLLAHRDFWGREDSPSRAALTHLTPAEAAMYADLQSGTHRPLLRLEQELLRWDYVLERLPRAGA
- a CDS encoding carbon-nitrogen hydrolase family protein — its product is MSRILPLIAAQAPPRLIGEPLTRFASEVQAALTHQPDARLVVFPELHLFGDGAPDQQRAEALQASAEPLAGPRVRGLQQIAADLGIWLVPGSICERGEGGQLFNTQLVLSPDGGIAGFYRKIFPWRPFEPYDPGHEFVTVDLDGFGRAGLNICYDAWFPEVTRQLAWMGAEVIINVVKTTTPDREQELVLARANAITNQVFMVSVNCAGPTGQGRSIIVDPEGRVITEAPTAEPAVLTAQLDLSAVEHVRRHGTAGLNRMWSQFRPGEPAIELPVYQGRIDPATWTPVLRSSRSIS